The Cystobacter ferrugineus genome includes the window GCTGGGCGCGGGGCCGGTGGGGTTGCTCGGGGCCATGGCGCTCGTGCGCGCGGGCTACCAGACGACCATGTATTCGCACTCTCGCAAGCCCAACAAGAAGGCGGAGCTGAGTGAGGCATTGGGCGTGCCCTATGTGTCCTCCGAGGAGCATTCCGTGAAGGAGCTCGTGAAACAGCGGGGGCAGGCGGACGTGGTGTACGAGGCGGCGGGCGTGGCGAGCGCTGCTTTCAAGCTGCTCGAGGGGCTCGCGCCCAATGGGGTGTTCGTCTTCACGGGCGTGCCGCCGAGCGAGCAGTTGGATGTGGACGAGGGCGCTCTGATGAAGCGGGTGGTGCTCGACAACCAGGTGCTGCTCGGCACGGTGAACGCCGCGGCGGAGGACTTCGACGCGGCGCTGGAGGATCTGCGACACTTCCAGAGCAAGTGGCCCGGGCCGCTCGAATCCCTCATCACCGCTCGCCATCCTCCCGAGGACTACGCCGAAGTGGTGGATGGTGACAAAAAGAGCGGCGTCAAGGACATCATCGTCTTTCCCCGAGGGTGAGAAGCGGGTGACAATGCGTCCATCGCCTCGCGGGGGGCAGGGGGACTAAAGTGCGGCGCGGGGGCCCGTCTGACCACTCAAGGAGGAGTACATGCAAGGAGCCTGGCTGGACATCTCGATACCGTTCACGGAGGAACCGTCCGGGCAAGAGATGGTCGCGGAGCGGGTGTCGATGCCCGAGAACGCCGCGGAGCAGGCCGAGTGGTTGAAGCGGGCCGCGTGGATGGGGACGTATGTGATGGCGCCTCCGAGTCTGGAATTGGATCTGGAGGACACCGAGCGGCTGCCCTTGAGCGCGACGGTGGGCAAGGCGCGCGTGCTGCATCTGGATGACGTGGACTGCATCCGGGCCGACTCGCTGGCCGAGTACGAGCCTCGCGAGGGAGAGCGGTTGCTCCTGCGCACGCGCAACTCCTCGCGCGAGTGGTGGAAGCGGCCGCATGGCGAGGACTTCGTGATGTTGTCGGACGCGGCGGCGCGGCTGCTCGTGGAGCGGCGCGTGGCGTGCGTGGGCGTGGACTACGTGTCGCGCGCGGGCTTCCACTCCGAGGGCCTCGGCGTGCACCGGAGTCTGCGCGAGGCCGGGATGTGGCTCATCGAGGGGTTGGACCTGAGCGAGGTGAAGGTGGGCGTGCACGAGCTGGTGTGCCTGCCCTTGAAGGTGAAGGCCGAGTGGGGCTCTCCGGCGCGGGCGCTCGTGCGCACGCTCCGGGACTCGTCCCTCGGGTAGCCAGCCGGCTGGCGCGCGCGAGGGTCGGCGTGCGGACATCCGGAGGATTTCCTTCGCGTCCGCGCGCGCTTCGGGCTGGCGGGCGCCGGGGTCCACTCCCTACCTCCAGGTACAGCGAGGGAGAGGCCCATGAACGGGGAGAAGACAGCGCGACCACCCGCCATCGAGGACCATGGCGTGATTGGAGATCTGCGTACCGTGGCGCTGGTGGCGACCGACGGCACATTGGACTGGTTGTGCTTTCCGCACTTCGACAGCCCCACCGTCTTCGCCGCGTTGTTGGACGCGGACAAGGGCGGCCACTTCCGCATCCAGCCGGAGCACCTGCCGAACCAGCCGGAGGTGGTGCACAAGCAGTTCTACTGGCCGGACACCAACGTGCTGGTGACTCGCTTCTACAGCGAGAACGGCGTGGGCGAGCTCGTGGACTTCATGCCCCTGGGCACCCAGGAGCCGGTGCGCATGGTGGTGCGGCGCATCCGCGTGGTGCGCGGGGAGATGCCCTTTCGCATGGAGTGTCTGCCCGCCTTCAACTACGCGCGGGACGAGCACTCGGTGCGGGTGCTCGACCATGGGGTGAGCTTCCTGTCCCCCACGCTCAACCTGACGCTGGCCACGAAGGCGAAGCTGGAGACGGACGGCAAGCGAGTCACCTCGCGCTTCACCCTGCGCGAGGGCCAGTCCATGGTGTTCGCCCTGATCGAGGGCGCGCCCTCGTCCTGCGCCCGGCAGGCCATGGGGCACGAGTCCGCCGAGGGCCTGTTCCGCGACACGGTGGTCTACTGGCGGCACTGGCTGTCGCAGTGCACCTACCGGGGGCGCTGGCGCGAGGTGGTGTACCGCTCGGCGCTCGCGCTCAAGCTGATGACGTTCGAGCCCTCGGGGGCCATCGTGGCCTCGCCCACGTGCAGCCTGCCGGAGTCCCCTGGCGGCGGACGCAACTGGGACTACCGCTTCGTGTGGATCCGCGACGCGGCCTTCACGGTGTACGCGCTGCTGCGCATCGGGTTCTCGGACGAGGCGGGTGGGTTCATGCGCTGGTTGGAGCAGCGCATCGCGGAGCTGGGCCCGGACGAGCCGCTTCCGATCATGTTCGCGCTGGATGGCAGCAAGGTGCCCAGGGAGGAGGAGCTGTCCCATCTGGCGGGCTACCGCGACTCGCGCCCGGTGCGCATCGGCAACGAGGCGGCCAACCACCTCCAGCTCGACATCTACGGCGAGCTGATGGACGGCGTGTACCTGTACAACAAGCACGGCGCGCCCATCAGCTATGACTTCTGGAACCACCTGCGCCGGTTGACGAACTGGCTGTGCGACAACTGGCGGCGCAAGGACGAGAGCATCTGGGAGGTGCGCTCGGGGCGGCAGCACTTCGTGTACTCGAAGATGATGTGCTGGGTGGCGTTGGACCGGGCCATCCGCCTGGCCAGCAAGCGCAGCTTCCCCTCGGACCTGGCCCGGTGGATCCGCGAGCGCGACGCCATGTTCGAGGAGATCATGGACCAGGGCTGGTGCCAGGAGCGGGGCACCTTCGTGCAATACTACGGCGCCAGGGCCCTGGACGCCTCCGTGCTGTTGATGCCGCTGGTCTTCTTCCTGTCGCCCGTGGACCCGCGCATGCTCTCCACCGTGGAGCTCATCCGCAAGCCGCCGAAGGAGGGGGGCCTCACGTCGGACGGGCTCGTGTTCCGCTACGACACGGAGGCCAGCCAGGATGGGCTCACGGGCCGCGAGGGCACGTTCAACCTGTGCACCTTCTGGCTCGTGGAGGCCATGACGCGCGCGAGCGTCACCCGGCCCGACTTGTTGGACGAGGCCCGGCTCCTCTTCGAGCGGATGCTCGGCTATGCCAGCCACCTGGGCCTGTTCGCCGAACAGACGGGACCGGCCGGCGAGGCACTCGGCAACTTCCCCCAGGCCCTCACCCACCTGTCGCTCATCAGCGCCGCGTACAACCTGGACCGGGCGCTCGGCGCGGGCGACTGAGCGCCCTCGGGGTGTACCAGGAGTGTCCCGGGGATGTCACGGCGACGTCACGCGGGCCCGGTGTAGAGTGGGGACACGCGCTGCCCCCTTCCAGGCGGAGTGTCAGGGCCGGGGGGCGGCGCCCGGGAGCGCCGGATGAATCCGCTGGATTGGAATGGGCCGCAGTTCCTCGCCCTGTATGGGCCGTTCCTCCTGCTCGTCCTCGTGGGGGCGCTGCTGTGGAAACGTCAGCTCAACCGGCCGGCCGGCACCCCCTCGCCCGCCGAGCTGGACATGAACCCCTATCTGGCGGCCACCCTGGAGAGTGAGGACGTGGCGGTGAAGGCGGCCGTGGTGGCGCTCGTGCACGACGGCACGCTGAAGTTCGGGGAAGAGGATGAGGAGTTGAGCGTCGCCAAGGCCCTGCCCAAGCGGGCGCTGGAGCTCGAGCGTGTCGTGCATGCCGCGGTGGCCGAGGGCAAGACGTCGCTCGTGGAGTTGCGCGAGGAGGCGCGGGCGGAGCTCTCCCGGATCGAGCAGTCCCTGCGGGCGCGGGGCTTCCTGCGCGCTCCCGAGCAGGACTCCGCCTACAGGCTCCATCCCCGGCTGCTCTTCCTCGCGGCGCTCGCGCTCGGGGTCATGAAGGTGATGGTGGGCCTGTCCCGTGGCAGGCCCGTGAGCCTCCTCGTGCTGCTGCTCCTCCTGGGAGGAGGGGTGGGGCTGGTGCTGCTGAGCGGACGCACCCGGCTCACCCCCCGGGGCCAGGAGGCGCTGAGGCTGCTGCGCAAGCGGCATGAGCCCCTGCGGACCACCGCCACCTCGGAGGGCAGCGCCCGGACGATGAGCGCGCGCGACGTGGCCCTGGCGACGGCGCTCTTCGGGGTGGGCGGGCTCGCCCTGATCGGCGGCCATCCCCTGCTGCGCGACTACCTGTTTCCCCCGGGCCCAGGAGGCGGGGGGGGAGGGGGTTACGGAGGGGACAGCTCGAGCGGTTCTGGCGGTAGCAGCAGTTGCGGCAGCTCGAGCAGTTGCAGCAGCTCGAGCAGTTGCAGCAGTGGGAGCAGCGGCTGTGGCGGCTGTGGGGGTGGGGGAGGCGGGGATTGAAGCGGCTCGAGGGCGTGGGACTGGGCTGGCGGCGGCAGCTCGCGCACTTCATCGACACCTGGGAGGGCCTGGGTTTCGTGGAGGTGCTGGCCGAGCAGTTGGATGAGCGGGGCGCCTTGCCCGAGCCGCTCCTCCAGCTCAAGGAGCGTGGGGTGCCGGTGGTGGTGCACGGGGTGTCGCTGGGCCTGGGTGGCGCCGAGCCTCCCTCGCCCGCGCGGCTCTCCCGGCTGGCGCGGCTGGCCGAGCGGCTGGGCGCGGTGTGCGTGAGCGAGCACCTGGCCTTCGTGCGCGCGGGGGGCCTGGAGTCCGGGCACCTGCTGCCGGTGGCGCGCCACGAGGAGTCCCTGGAGGTGCTCACGGACAATATCCGGCGGGCCGAGGCGGCGCTGCCGGTGCCCCTGGCGCTGGAGAACGTGGCGAGCCTCTTCGAGTGGCCCGAGCCCGCCTTCTGCGAGGCCGGGCTGCTCACGGGGGTGCTCGAGCGCACGGGGGCGGGGGTGCTGCTGGACGTGGCCAACCTGTACGCCAACGCGCTCAACCTGGGCACGGATGCGCGCGCGGTGCTGGCGGCGGTGCCACGCGAGCGCCTGGCCTACGTGCACGTGGCGGGCGGGGTGCGGCACGGCGGGCTGTACCATGACACCCATGCGCACGCGGTGCCCGAGGGGCCCCTGGCCCTGCTGGAGGAGCTGACGGCGCGGGTGGGCCCGGTGCCGGCGCTGCTGGAGCGGGATGATCGCTTCCCGCCCGTGGACGAGCTCGCGGGCGAGCTGGAGGCCATGCGGGTGGCGATGGCCCGGGGCGTGGCGCGCCGGGAGGCGGCATGAGCCGCGCGCGCGAGGAGCTGGCCCGCGCCCAGGCGGAGCTGATGCGCGCGCTGGAGCTGGGCGAGCCGGTGCCCGCGGGCTTCGACGCGGGACGGGTCCGGGCCACGGCCGACACGCTGCTCGCCAAGCGCCGGCGGGGGGTGCGGCGCGCGTGGCCCGTGCTCGAGCGGGCGCTCGGGGAGGCCTTCACCGGGGAGTTCGACGCCTGGGCCCGGGCGAATCCACCGCGTGCCTTCGAGCCCCACGCGGGCGTGGAGGGCTACCGCTTCGCCCTGGCCCTGCACGCGAAGGGACGTCTTCCCCGCGAGGCGGAGGCGGAGGTGCTCGGCTTCGGGGTTCGCTGGCGGATCACCACCACGGGCGGACTGGCCCCGCGCCGGGGGCTCGTCTTCCGGATGCTGCGCATGGGGGAGCAGCGGCGCTGGAGGTGGGCGGTGCGGCTGCCCGGAGGGCGCGTGCTCCGGGGGCGGCTACCCGGCGGGTGAGGCCTGGCCCGGCGGCGCCATGCCCCGCCAGAGCATGTTGAGCAGGCGCTCCACGAACGGATCCTCCTCCTCCGTGGGGACGCGCTGCTGCGTGATGTGGGCGAGGAAGTAGCGGTACTGCACCCCCGCCATGAAGAGGCCGGCCATGAGGCTGGGGTCTCCCTCGCGCAGCAGGCCCCGCTCCTGGGCCCGCTTGAACCAGGCCGTCATCGAGTCCTGGGCCCGCGCCGCCGGAGAGTCCTCCGAGTCTCCCCGGATTTCCTCGGGTGTGAGGCCCGCCTCGCGCAGCACCGAGAAGGCCGGCACCATCTTGCGGAAGAAGGCATCGATGGTGAGGGCCAGCTCGCGGAGCTGCACGGAGATGTCCCGATCATCCGGCCCCTCCTCCACCATGGGCAGCCACGGGGGAGGACTCCCCACCGCGAAGGCCGCCTTGAGCAGCTCCCGCTTGCTGCCGAAGCGCTTGAGCAGTGCCGGACCGGAGACGCCCAGGCGCGCCGCGATCGTCTCCGTGCTCACGGACGACCCGTGCTCGATGAAGCAGGCCCGTGCCGCTTCCAGAATCTCCTCGTCCAGGACCTGTCGGGGACGCCCCATGAACCCGCCCGCTGAATTGGTTAGCTATTGCTAACTAACTAACCCCGCGCAGGGGGCGGAATCAAGGGCACGTCACATCGGCCAACGTCTTGGGACGGGTACCCGGCGAGCGACGGAGCAAGCGGAAGGCGGCTGCTCTGGCGGTGAGCACTCCCACTGCCCGTCTTCCTGAAGGGAGGACCTGTCCTGTTTCGGAGCCTGGAAGTCGTTTTTACCGTCCCGGACGCGGCCCGGAATGCGGGGGGACACGTAAGAGCCTGGAATCACGAGGGAGGCTGAGGTGCCTTCCCTGGCATGCGGAGTGCTTTACCCCTGCTCGCGACGGGGTTGGGTGAGGGCGGCGGGTCGGTGGGCGGCGGGTTGGACGGGCGTTCGGGTCGAGGGCGGCGGGTCGGGGATTCGCATCAACTCTTCAGCATGGGGAGGACGTACGGGGCCGTGCACTCGGGGGAGTGCAGGGGGAAGTGAGTCGGGGAGGAGCCGCGGGGGTGGCTCCTCCCCGATTCCTTTCGCGGGCTTTTGCTAGGGTCGGCCGGACGATGCCTCCCCTCGCGCTGCGTCAGACGCCGGGTTCCCTGCGGCGCGGGCTGTTGCTGGGCCTGGGTGCCATGACCGGGGGGCTGTTCGGTCTGGCCTTCGTGGTGGACCGGTTCGGCCAGAAGGAGCGGGCGGTCGCCGCCGAGGTGGTGGTGGTGCTCGGGGCCCGGGTGCTGCCGGGAGGTGAGCCCTCCGCGGCGCTGCGCGCGCGGGTCGAGCGGGCGGTGGTGCTCTACCACCAGGGGCTGGCGCCCCGGCTGCTCTTCTCCGGGGGCGTGGGCCTGCACCCGCCCGCCGAGGCCCACGTCATG containing:
- a CDS encoding cyclase family protein; this translates as MQGAWLDISIPFTEEPSGQEMVAERVSMPENAAEQAEWLKRAAWMGTYVMAPPSLELDLEDTERLPLSATVGKARVLHLDDVDCIRADSLAEYEPREGERLLLRTRNSSREWWKRPHGEDFVMLSDAAARLLVERRVACVGVDYVSRAGFHSEGLGVHRSLREAGMWLIEGLDLSEVKVGVHELVCLPLKVKAEWGSPARALVRTLRDSSLG
- a CDS encoding glycoside hydrolase family 15 protein codes for the protein MNGEKTARPPAIEDHGVIGDLRTVALVATDGTLDWLCFPHFDSPTVFAALLDADKGGHFRIQPEHLPNQPEVVHKQFYWPDTNVLVTRFYSENGVGELVDFMPLGTQEPVRMVVRRIRVVRGEMPFRMECLPAFNYARDEHSVRVLDHGVSFLSPTLNLTLATKAKLETDGKRVTSRFTLREGQSMVFALIEGAPSSCARQAMGHESAEGLFRDTVVYWRHWLSQCTYRGRWREVVYRSALALKLMTFEPSGAIVASPTCSLPESPGGGRNWDYRFVWIRDAAFTVYALLRIGFSDEAGGFMRWLEQRIAELGPDEPLPIMFALDGSKVPREEELSHLAGYRDSRPVRIGNEAANHLQLDIYGELMDGVYLYNKHGAPISYDFWNHLRRLTNWLCDNWRRKDESIWEVRSGRQHFVYSKMMCWVALDRAIRLASKRSFPSDLARWIRERDAMFEEIMDQGWCQERGTFVQYYGARALDASVLLMPLVFFLSPVDPRMLSTVELIRKPPKEGGLTSDGLVFRYDTEASQDGLTGREGTFNLCTFWLVEAMTRASVTRPDLLDEARLLFERMLGYASHLGLFAEQTGPAGEALGNFPQALTHLSLISAAYNLDRALGAGD
- a CDS encoding TIGR04222 domain-containing membrane protein; translation: MNPLDWNGPQFLALYGPFLLLVLVGALLWKRQLNRPAGTPSPAELDMNPYLAATLESEDVAVKAAVVALVHDGTLKFGEEDEELSVAKALPKRALELERVVHAAVAEGKTSLVELREEARAELSRIEQSLRARGFLRAPEQDSAYRLHPRLLFLAALALGVMKVMVGLSRGRPVSLLVLLLLLGGGVGLVLLSGRTRLTPRGQEALRLLRKRHEPLRTTATSEGSARTMSARDVALATALFGVGGLALIGGHPLLRDYLFPPGPGGGGGGGYGGDSSSGSGGSSSCGSSSSCSSSSSCSSGSSGCGGCGGGGGGD
- a CDS encoding DUF692 domain-containing protein — translated: MRQLEQLQQLEQLQQWEQRLWRLWGWGRRGLKRLEGVGLGWRRQLAHFIDTWEGLGFVEVLAEQLDERGALPEPLLQLKERGVPVVVHGVSLGLGGAEPPSPARLSRLARLAERLGAVCVSEHLAFVRAGGLESGHLLPVARHEESLEVLTDNIRRAEAALPVPLALENVASLFEWPEPAFCEAGLLTGVLERTGAGVLLDVANLYANALNLGTDARAVLAAVPRERLAYVHVAGGVRHGGLYHDTHAHAVPEGPLALLEELTARVGPVPALLERDDRFPPVDELAGELEAMRVAMARGVARREAA
- a CDS encoding TetR/AcrR family transcriptional regulator, producing MGRPRQVLDEEILEAARACFIEHGSSVSTETIAARLGVSGPALLKRFGSKRELLKAAFAVGSPPPWLPMVEEGPDDRDISVQLRELALTIDAFFRKMVPAFSVLREAGLTPEEIRGDSEDSPAARAQDSMTAWFKRAQERGLLREGDPSLMAGLFMAGVQYRYFLAHITQQRVPTEEEDPFVERLLNMLWRGMAPPGQASPAG